One part of the Phragmites australis chromosome 3, lpPhrAust1.1, whole genome shotgun sequence genome encodes these proteins:
- the LOC133912889 gene encoding exocyst complex component SEC3A-like — MAKSSADDAELRRACAAAVAASGARGEEVAFSIRVAKGRGIFEKLGRLAKPRVLALTVKQSSRGEANKAFLRVLKYSSGAVLEPAKLYKLKHLTKVEVISNDPSGCTFILGFDNLRSQSVAPPQWTMRNIDDRNRLLFCILNICKEILSYLPKVVGIDIVELALWAKENTLTLDNQVSTQDGQETSVAAQTERKVTVTVENDLVSQAKDEEEDMEALLDTYVMGIGEADAFSERLKQELVALEAANVYQLLESESLIEEVLQGLDAASATVDDMDEWLRIFNLKLRHMREDIASIESRNNGLEMQSVNNKGLMEELDKLLERLRIPQEFTASLTGGSFEESRMLKNVEACEWLTGAIRSLEVPNLDPCYVSMRAVREKRAELEKLKTTFVRRASEFLRNYFSSLVDFMISDKSYFSQRGQLKRPDHADLRYKCRTYARLLQHLKSLDKSCLGPLRKAYCHSLNLLLRREAREFANELRASTKAPKNPAVWLEGSSGSGQNGSSADTSTVSDAYSKMLTIFIPLLVDESSFFAHFMCFEVPLVPSGAPNVNKSKSGGNDVDDDLGLMDPDGNDLQPDNTSVELGTLNEALQELLDGIQEDFYAVVDWAYKIDPLRCISMHGITERYLSGQKADAAGFVRKLLDDLESRISVQFSRFIDEACHQIERNERNVRQTGILAYIPRFAVLASRMEQYIQGQSRDLIDKAYTKLVSTMFATLEKIAQSDTKTADIVLIENYAAFQNSLYDLANVVPTLAKFYHQASESYELACTRHISSLIYLQFERLFQFNRKVEELTYTIAAEEIPFQLGLSKTDLRRVLKSSLSGIDKSIGAMYRRLQKTLTSDELFPSLWDKCKKEFLDKYESFVQMVTRIYGNEPIMSVAEMKDILASF; from the exons ATGGCGAAGTCGAGCGCGGACGACGCGGAGCTGCGGCGCGCGTgcgcggcggccgtggcggcgtCGGGCGCGCGCGGCGAGGAGGTGGCCTTCTCCATCCGCGTCGCCAAGGGCCGCGGCATCTTCGAGAAGCTCGGTCGGCTCGCCAAGCCCCGCGTCCTCGCGCTCACCG TTAAACAATCATCAAGAGGCGAGGCGAACAAAGCTTTTCTCAGGGTATTAAAGTATTCATCTGGTGCAGTACTTGAG CCAGCCAAACTTTACAAGTTGAAACATCTTACAAAGGTTGAGGTTATTTCAAATGATCCCAGTGGTTGTACATTTATTCTG GGGTTTGATAACCTTAGAAGTCAGAGTGTTGCACCTCCACAATGGACAATGCGCAACATTGATGACAG AAACCGCCTACTTTTTTGTATCCTGAACATATGCAAGGAGATACTTAGTTATCTTCCAAAAGTTGTTGGCATTGATATCGTGGAGCTAGCTCTCTGGGCAAAG GAAAACACACTGACACTAGATAATCAAGTGAGCacccaagatggccaagaaaCATCTGTTGCTGCTCAAACTGAGCGGAAAGTAACAGTAACTGTTGAAAATGATCTTGTGTCCCAAGcaaaggatgaggaggaagacatgGAGGCACTTCTTGACAC GTATGTTATGGGCATAGGTGAAGCAGATGCTTTCTCTGAGAGATTGAAGCAGGAACTTGTTGCTTTGGAAGCAGCAAATGTGTATCAATTACTGGAAAGCGAGTCTTTAATAGAGGAG GTCTTGCAGGGTTTGGATGCTGCTAGTGCAACTGTAGATGATATGGATGAGTGGTTACGAATCTTCAACCTGAAGCTCAGGCATATGAGAGAAGATATTGCATCG ATTGAATCACGTAACAATGGCTTAGAGATGCAGTCTGTAAATAACAAAGGACTCATGGAAGAGCTAGATAAATTGCTTGAACGTTTGCGAATTCCACAGGAG TTTACAGCATCGTTAACTGGAGGTTCTTTTGAAGAGTCACGGATGCTGAAAAATGTTGAGGCATGTGAATGGTTGACGGGGGCTATTCGCAGCCTTGAAGTGCCAAATTTGGACCCATGCTATGTTAGCATGCGAGCT GTTAGGGAAAAAAGAGCTGAGCTGGAGAAACTGAAAACAACTTTTGTTCGACGGGCATCAGAGTTTTTGCGGAACTACTTCTCTAGCTTGGTGGACTTCATGATTAGTGACAAAAGCTACTTTTCACAG CGAGGACAATTGAAGCGACCTGATCATGCAGACCTAAGATATAAATGCAGGACGTATGCCCGACTTCTGCAGCACCTAAAG AGTCTGGACAAGAGCTGCTTAGGTCCTTTAAGGAAGGCATATTGTCATTCCCTTAATTTACTACTTCGTCGAGAG GCACGTGAATTCGCCAATGAACTTCGTGCAAGTACAAAAGCGCCCAAGAATCCTGCTGTTTGGCTTGAAGGCTCTAGTGGCTCTGGCCAGAATGGAAGCAGTGCTGATACTTCAACAGTATCTGATGCATACTCAAAGATGCTTACAATATTTATCCCACTTCTTGTGGATGAG AGCTCCTTTTTCGCACATTTTATGTGCTTTGAAGTACCACTTGTTCCATCTGGTGCTCCTAATGTTAATAAGAGTAAATCCGGTGGAAATGATGTGGATGATGACCTGGGTCTTATGGATCCAGATGGCAATGATCTTCAACCTG ATAATACATCTGTTGAACTGGGTACATtgaatgaagctcttcaagaactACTTGATGGAATCCAG GAAGACTTCTACGCGGTCGTAGATTGGGCGTACAAGATTGACCCCTTGCGCTGCATCTCAATGCATGGGATTACAGAGCGTTACCTTTCTGGACAAAAAGCTGACGCTGCAGGATTTGTTCGCAAACTACTTGATGACTTGGAATCAAGAATATCTGTACAATTCAGCAGG TTTATTGATGAAGCATGCCATCAAATTGAGCGTAATGAAAGAAATGTGCGTCAAACGGGGATTCTAGCCTACATTCCCAG ATTTGCTGTTCTTGCATCACGGATGGAGCAATATATTCAAGGGCAGTCCAGAGACTTAATTGATAAAGCATACACAAAGCTA GTTAGCACAATGTTTGCAACTTTGGAGAAGATTGCACAGAGTGATACTAAAACTGCAGACATTGTGTTGATAGAGAACTATGCTGCATTTCAGAACAG TCTTTATGACTTGGCTAATGTTGTGCCAACTCTTGCGAAGTTCTACCATCAAGCCAGTGAATCCTATGAATTAGCTTGCACTCGCCATATCAGCTCACTCATTTATCTC CAATTTGAGAGGTTATTTCAATTTAATCGGAAGGTCGAAGAATTGACATACACCATTGCTGCTGAGGAG ATCCCGTTCCAGCTTGGATTGTCAAAAACTGATCTAAGGAGGGTGCTGAAATCCAGTTTGTCTGGG ATCGACAAATCAATCGGCGCCATGTATAGGAGGTTGCAGAAGACACTGACTTCCGACGAGTTGTTTCCGTCTTTGTGGGACAAGTGCAAG AAAGAGTTTTTGGACAAGTACGAGAGCTTTGTTCAGATGGTAACACGTATTTATGGAAACGAGCCCATCATGTCGGTTGCCGAAATGAAAGACATCCTAGCTAGTTTTTAG
- the LOC133912890 gene encoding probable E3 ubiquitin-protein ligase ARI1 — MASYDDDDDECGYFYDDGDAEEDGVVPLEDDAPPPERRADYWAITQESLSAAQKQDLSTVMNLLNIKQHQARALLTHHRWRMDCICDCFDRKGEDRMLRDAGIVLQENNSLAAGGSTAPMRSVTCNVCFEDFSLSFISTMDCGHCFCNDCWTEHFYASINSGKKQIRCMEVKCSVICDEGIVRCLLGWKYPDTAKRFDHFLLQSYLEDNDSVKWCPSTPHCGCAIRVGAGERYCEVECLCGFGFCFNCAAQAHSPCPCTIWEKWSVKSRGESENIKWILNNTKSCPKCFKPIEKNGGCNLVRCKCGQCMCWLCGGAAGLEHTRRSIAGHSCNRYKEDASGKALDASRQQMQRYKHYCDRFKIHGDSYNVEKENLGPAVQERARQLDSNLARPFTMRDGDWLTRAHRRLLVSRQVLSRSYAFAYYMFGGEVRTRPQERARLAVARNLFEDQQEQLERHVEHLSKVLAADVPALPEAEIMRAKQDAATLVKTVETLCGELYKCIQDELLTLLVDPMSIAAYWPDGPDRAKEFVA; from the exons ATGGCCAgctacgacgacgacgatgacgagtGCGGCTACTTCTacgacgacggcgacgccgAGGAGGACGGCGTCGTCCCGCTCGAGGacgacgcgccgccgccggagcgcCGCGCGGACTACTGG GCCATTACACAAGAGTCCCTTTCCGCTGCACAG AAACAAGACCTATCCACTGTGATGAACTTGCTCAACATAAAGCAGCACCAAGCACGAGCTCTCCTCACCCACCACCGGTGGAGGATGGATTGCATCTGTGATTGCTTTGACAGGAAGGGGGAAGACCGCATGCTCAGAGATGCAGGTATTGTGCTGCAGGAGAATAATAGCTTGGCAGCAGGTGGCTCAACAGCGCCCATGAGAAGTGTCACCTGCAATGTGTGCTTTGAGGATTTCTCCCTGAGTTTTATCTCGACCATGGACTGTGGGCATTGCTTCTGCAATGACT GTTGGACGGAGCATTTCTATGCCTCCATAAACAGTGGGAAAAAGCAGATTCGGTGCATGGAGGTGAAGTGCTCGGTCATCTGCGACGAGGGCATAGTGCGATGCCTCCTTGGCTGGAAGTACCCTGACACGGCCAAGCGCTTCGATCACTTCCTACTCCAGTCCTACCTTGAGGACAACGACTCGGTCAAGTGGTGCCCGAGTACCCCGCACTGTGGCTGTGCAATTCGTGTGGGCGCTGGGGAGCGGTACTGTGAGGTGGAGTGCCTCTGCGGCTTCGGCTTCTGTTTCAACTGCGCAGCACAGGCGCATTCTCCCTGCCCTTGCACCATATGGGAGAAATGGAGCGTCAAGAGCCGTGGCGAGTCGGAGAACATCAAATGGATCCTCAACAACACCAAGAGCTGTCCTAAGTGCTTCAAGCCCATCGAGAAGAACGGCGGCTGCAACCTTGTTCGGTGCAAATGCGGCCAGTGTATGTG TTGGCTCTGTGGTGGAGCGGCCGGCTTGGAGCACACGAGGAGAAGCATCGCCGGCCACAGCTGCAACCGTTACAAGGAAGACGCCAGTGGAAAGGCTTTGGACGCCAGCAGGCAGCAGATGCAGCGGTACAAGCACTACTGCGACCGGTTCAAGATCCACGGCGACTCGTACAATGTGGAGAAGGAGAACCTGGGGCCGGCCGTCCAGGAGCGCGCAAGGCAGCTGGACTCAAACCTCGCGCGGCCGTTCACGATGCGGGACGGCGACTGGCTGACTCGGGCGCACCGGCGCCTGCTTGTGTCGCGGCAGGTGCTGTCGCGGTCGTACGCGTTCGCGTACTACATGTTCGGCGGCGAGGTTCGGACGCGCCCCCAGGAGCGGGCTCGCCTGGCCGTGGCGCGGAACCTGTTCGAGGACCAGCAGGAGCAGCTGGAGCGGCACGTGGAGCACCTGTCCAAGGTGCTCGCGGCGGACGTGCCGGCGCTGCCGGAGGCGGAGATCATGCGGGCGAAGCAGGATGCCGCCACGCTAGTCAAGACCGTGGAGACGCTGTGCGGGGAGTTGTACAAGTGCATCCAGGACGAGCTGCTGACGCTGCTCGTGGACCCCATGAGCATCGCGGCGTACTGGCCGGACGGCCCCGACAGGGCCAAGGAGTTCGTGGCGTGA
- the LOC133910678 gene encoding uncharacterized protein LOC133910678, which produces MSYHIFFIGKFVSKLQVVEACKIFQAVEHKGFTLLPCWRELRNHPKWQSESSRKKRKTTASGSTSSMHQVASSAGLNVPEGADAPPSIGSPRAKRPLGRTRSKEVARGNSSSSSASGPMTELFDRQLAMKEMIEKERAKRFAELMDVERKKLRLEEERMKMEKEKEERHIMNMDLSQMDED; this is translated from the coding sequence ATGAGTTACCACATATTTTTCATTGGCAAGTTTGTATCAAAATTGCAGGTCGTGGAGGCATGCAAGATCTTTCAAGCCGTGGAGCACAAGGGGTTCACGTTGCTGCCTTGTTGGAGGGAGTTGCGGAATCATCCCAAGTGGCAATCGGAGTCCTCGCGCAAGAAGCGGAAAACCACTGCTTCGGGAAGCACCTCATCGATGCATCAAGTAGCGTCTTCAGCCGGGCTGAACGTACCTGAAGGAGCGGATGCACCACCTTCCATTGGCAGTCCACGTGCCAAGCGCCCACTTGGTCGCACGCGCTCGAAGGAGGTGGCCCGCGGTAATTCCTCCTCTAGTTCAGCTTCAGGGCCTATGACGGAACTATTTGACCGACAGTTGGCAATGAAAGAGATGATTGAGAAGGAAAGGGCTAAGAGGTTTGCGGAGTTGATGGATGTTGAGCGGAAGAAGCTCCGGCTCGAGGAGGAGCGTATGAaaatggaaaaggaaaaggaggagaGGCACATAATGAACATGGATCTTTCCCAAATGGATGAGGACTAG